A region of the Ammospiza nelsoni isolate bAmmNel1 chromosome 31, bAmmNel1.pri, whole genome shotgun sequence genome:
gccctttcccctggcttcttgaggccagaactaattaaaattttttcttttttttttctcctggagctttgctccccaccctccttctgagggtgccggcaacttttcgttgctctcccagtcttttcgactgtGCCGAGATGATGCCTTTCTGGCATCAATCTTGCCAacgagagcagctttaacgctgtctcgtccttctttgttgctaaaaaatataagtgcctattaatttcctgccaaaaccccacttcgaatagcaggcatgtttcggccagtgggtaattaagccttgcccacaacaacagctgttttaattcttttcttgggatcccttctgtatatgcttgagccacgccttgtaaggcggacaaaatttcccgttgtttttttgggagagtgtgcaattatgttcttattttttgaccttctcaccgaatctgtcgtcagagctgtccgaaggctcccgtctctgtccagcaggtcacaggagaaggaatccagaggcgccttctggttccgatccgggctgctctgctacgaactgtcttcggcagaagctgagagatggaattctcagtgactgctgttttttttgcagactcttctggctgtttttttttttttttttcttcttttcttctttcttcttttccttttttttttttctcaggcttctctcctcaggagctgccctctcggctcttcagctcttcagctcttcagctcttcagggctgatccccccccgaaagggttggtggggggtgcccaagcagcgaacgccacttgtaaggttttctggcATTCTTCTGGCTGATTTATGTCCAGCTGATTTATtaccggagatagctcagggatgacatttgctctgtttctcggctgtttaggcttgtaaggttttctgtggtgttttgggctgttctggaattctcagggaattcccagggatggccttggagagccgacgcttcaaaggacgaggagagacttctgatcttgtctcggtcttggtgtttattaattgtttatctaaaagattttctttcagcccgacagaggtctgcacagcaagtcagccatgggcacacaccccaagcccccgggcggtcacttatctttataccctaagttacgtgtacaatatttatcatttttctccaatactttctactcttattaacctgtgcacttctagtaacaaccaatccccaagtgccaccaccaccacagaagatggaggccaagaagaagaagaagaaggacaggacacgccccaattcctccatcttacttctttagacccccctgtaccaaaatcctaaaccctgtgttttacactttaactaacttatcccttcaccattcacccagtgaattcctcccagtcttcatacaggtctcatctcctgtgtaggatcaaaatcctgccaccagacacttctggcaacattccaggattcccgagccccccaagggtggtctcggcctctctgcacctccatcctgaggtgctgagatcccacagtacAGGATGGTCTAACAAAGGGATTGATCAGCCTGCtgcaatcatggagtcaatgctcaTTATTCCCCGCTGGGCACGCTGCTATGAAAGGGActgatgatttttctttcagcactgGACAGTCCTTTTTACAATGCCCCCATTTCTTACAGGATGCTCTCTGAGCCTTCTCCACAGGGGAAGCTTTCTTGGGTCACTTTTCCTGAGTTGCCTTCTTGCTAGGTTGGGATTAGCTCTTTCAGTTGGGCCCTGTCTCAAAACACTTTCCAGGCGGCCTCCAGCAGTTTATCGATGTCTTCAACTCcctttgtcttttcttcttatATCATTTGAAGCGTGACccacacaaaagaaaaccagatGTGCTTTACCCTCAGCTGACTCAGGATCCAGATCAGTATATTTGATGGCAGTTTCTCTTCACCTGTTTAAGAAATCACTGGGTGACTCATCATCATTTTGCCTCACTTGGTTGAAGCTTTGATCAATTTACAGCCCTAGAGACCCCATGTTTTAACCCACATTCCACGAGGCTTTGAtatcattttaattttgccaTCTATTCGGGTGTATTTGCATCCCACCCAGGGTTTTCAAAGGGAAATATCTCAGTGACAGAGCCTtgaagcagctccctggctgtaCTCCCCTCAAGGAACATTGAGGTGGATTTATTGACCACTCGTCTCTCAGTGGGGTCAGTGATGTTTCTGACACAGGGTTCAGCTCAACCCGGTCTGATGTATATAGAggataataataaaataattaataataggCTGTACAGTGCACACATGAATGGATAGATTATATTGCACCAACCAGCAGCTACAAGGAATCACCGATAATCAATATCAGTATTAAACACCATATCAAATTGGTGGTGATCAATAACAATGTGTGAAAGGCATTACAAAAGTGCGAAAGGCAAAACAAATGTACAAAAGACAATTAAAAAGTGCAGAAGCCAACACAGAACTGAAGAAGACAATTATTAAATTGTCATTTacactcagctctgctgcaggcacagtggAAAGCTGGAAGCTCTTGAGGGGACTCATTCATCCCTGTCCCTgactgtccccaggtgtccctgagtgtcctcagaatgtccctgagtgtccccagtctgtcccagagTGTTGCCAGTGACATCACCCCAGGAATTCCCATCAGGATTTGGGACAGTATCATTGAAAATTCCCCGAAAATTCCCCAGATTTATCTCAAACACTGCACGGGGAGGGCACAGGTGACAGCAGCGATGTCTCCGATGATGTCACTGCCCCAATGTGAAactttcctgcagcagcctcgGGATGTCCTCGATGGCTTTTTGGCACCGCTCGGTCACCACActgctgccagggccaccacagGGACTCAAGAGGATGTTGtcaatgtccccaagtgccccCAGCAGGTGATCCTTGGCCAGGCGGGTGCTGGCATCCCACAGCCACTCAAACTTGGCCACTTTGGCCGTCAAGGCCTGGAGGACATCATGGGACGCCTCGTTTGTCCCCTTCAGGATGGCCTTGATGTCCCTGAGCCGCCACTCCATGTTCCAGTAGAACAAGGTGGCTCTGTCACACATGGCCACCAAGCGccggagcagccccagggccaccaaTGCCCAATGTCCCCTCCTGGTGGCAACCACAGCCTCTCCCATGGCCTCATTGGTGGCTGTCACCACCTGGGCATCATATCTGGCCATTTCCCAGGCCATCTCCTTGTCCAGGGCCATCAGCAGCCGCTGCACCGTGACCACCTTCTCACGGAGCTTGGTGGCCTCCCTGGCCAGCCAGTCCCAGCTGTCCACAAGCCTGGCCACCAACTCCCGCCACGCCTTGGCCGCGGCTCTCCCATTGGCCCAGGTGGTCCCAGAGGTGGCCCTGACGGTGGCCAGGGCCCGTCtcagggaggggacaccaggctggcccagggaggtgacaccgCCGTGGTTCAGGATTGCATGAAGGCCCCGGGTGAAGTTCTTCAGGTCCTCATGCAGAAAGTCTGAGGACTTGTCCCTGTGTGGCCCAGCCAGGGTGGCCACCAGCTTGCCCAGGATGTCCACCACGGccaccagcacctgcagctgcgGAGGAGATACCTGcggaggggacaggggaggtgtcAGGGACCTGGTGGCATTTGTGGCCTCTTGTGGTGGCCTCGGTCCCCTCAAGGGGTCCCCTTTGCCCCTCCGTCCCTTTGTCAGCCTCTTGTCCCCACTGCCACTTCCCGCCAGCCCCCACgttcccctcagtgtcccctctgtgccccacTCCCCCCCGTCGCACCTCTTGGGGCTCCACGCTCACTGgagacaccttggggacactctggggatgctctgggggtCGAAGGAGCCTTGGGATGTCCTCGATGGCTCTTTGGCACCGCTCAGCCACCTCACAGACACTGAGGCTGGGGAGACCACCAGTGAAATAGAACTTGGTGATGTCATCAACTGCCCCCAGCAGGTGACCCTTGGCCAGGCGGGCGTTGGCCTCCCACAGCCGCTCGGCCATGGCCACCTTGGCCACTAAGCCCTTGAGGACATTGCGGGGTGCCTCATTTGTCCCCTCCAGGGCAACCTCGATGTCCCTGAGCAGGCGCCGCAGCTCCCGGGGGAACGCGGTGGCTTCGTCACACGCGGCCACCAagcgctccagcagccccagagccacctcCAGCCGCTGTCTCTCCATGGTGGCCCTTCTTGCCTCATGGGCAGCTACCATGGACTCTCTCCTCACCTGGGCTCCATGCCCGGCCAccacctcctccctgcccagggcctgacccagctccaccatgttttcctgagctgtcccatCACGGGCAaccttctcctgcagctcccttgcCTGGCCAGTGCCGGTGGCCGCCCTGTCGGCCGCCTTGTTGACCATCACCCTGCAGGCATTGCGGAGCTTGGTGGCTTTCCTGGCCAGCTCGGCCCACCTGTCCAGAAGCACAGACACCGACCCCTGCCACTTGCTGGCCGCCATTGCCAAACGGTTCCGGCTGGTCCCTGGGGTGCTCTTGTAGGTGGCCAGGGTCTGGCTCAGGGAGGTGAGATGGTCATCATAATCAGAGGTGACATCCTGGCACCTCCAGCTGTCATCAATGCGGTACAGGGTGTACTGGAGCTCCTTGGTGAAATCCTCCAGGTCCAAATACAGGCACCCTGGGGACTCAAACAGGTGCATCTCATCTGAACCGGGCAGGATGTCCAGCAGCTCGCCCAGGGTGGCCACCACAGTGaccggcagctgcagcagggctggagacagctggggcagggacaggggaggcGTCAGGGACCTGGTGGCACTTGTGGACTCATGTGATAGCCCCCTGCCCCTGTGGGgtcccctttgtcccctccATCACTTTGTCAGCCtcttgtccctgctgccaccccttgtcagtccctgtgtcccctccccctctgtgtccccccagTCACCCCGTGGCCCCTCCCCCCCACAGCATCCTCTCTATCTTCCTCTCTCCCCCacccccgccccccccccccccccccccttcccgTCGCACCTCTTGGGGCTCCGTGCTCACTGGTGACACCTTGGGGAAGCTCTGGGGACGCTCCACGTTGAACGAGGGGGGTTGAACGAGCCTTGGGATGTCCTCCATGGCTCTTTGACACCGCTCGGCCACCTCACAGGCACGGGGGCCAAAGTGACCAGGAATGAAATAGGACTTTATGATGTCTTCAACTGCCCCCAGTAGATGATCCTTGGCCAGGCGGGTGTTGGcctcccacagctgcccagCCATGTCCACCTTGGCCTTCAAGTCCTCG
Encoded here:
- the LOC132085663 gene encoding uncharacterized protein LOC132085663; this translates as MEPPELSPALLQPQVTVVAILGELLDTLSRQDKIMLVPMTPWSLYWDVEFFTRELQVTLQRFDNPWWPQDVTCDDDSPSKPLRQDALDSLLDKICEVGKQLWSMDALVNGWAELVRKATELRKTCRVMATKAADRAVTATAWARELQDEAAHYGTAQENMVELGQALGREEGAEVVARHEAQVKREARMAASEAAWATMVRQQVAAALGLLERLVAACDKATAFARELQRLLWVTLNGLKGRSEASPDVAEDLKAKVDMAGQLWEANTRLAKDHLLGAVEDIIKSYFIPGHFGPRACEVAERCQRAMEDIPRLVQPPSFNVERPQSFPKVSPVSTEPQELSPALLQLPVTVVATLGELLDILPGSDEMHLFESPGCLYLDLEDFTKELQYTLYRIDDSWRCQDVTSDYDDHLTSLSQTLATYKSTPGTSRNRLAMAASKWQGSVSVLLDRWAELARKATKLRNACRVMVNKAADRAATGTGQARELQEKVARDGTAQENMVELGQALGREEVVAGHGAQVRRESMVAAHEARRATMERQRLEVALGLLERLVAACDEATAFPRELRRLLRDIEVALEGTNEAPRNVLKGLVAKVAMAERLWEANARLAKGHLLGAVDDITKFYFTGGLPSLSVCEVAERCQRAIEDIPRLLRPPEHPQSVPKVSPVSVEPQEVSPPQLQVLVAVVDILGKLVATLAGPHRDKSSDFLHEDLKNFTRGLHAILNHGGVTSLGQPGVPSLRRALATVRATSGTTWANGRAAAKAWRELVARLVDSWDWLAREATKLREKVVTVQRLLMALDKEMAWEMARYDAQVVTATNEAMGEAVVATRRGHWALVALGLLRRLVAMCDRATLFYWNMEWRLRDIKAILKGTNEASHDVLQALTAKVAKFEWLWDASTRLAKDHLLGALGDIDNILLSPCGGPGSSVVTERCQKAIEDIPRLLQESFTLGQ